DNA from Desulfovibrio sp. UIB00:
CATCTCGGGAGCGTGGTCGCCCTCCACAAGACAGCCGCAGTTCAGGCAACGCCATATTGTGGGCTTTGTACGCATGAACATGCGCCCTTCCTTGATATCTTTGGCAAGCGTAAGAAAACGCTTTTCATGGTAGGCCTCGGCAACGGCAATCTGGCGCATGACGGCAGCAACTTCGGAAAAACCTTCTTTGTCAGCCGTAGCCGCAAATTCAGGATACATGACGGTGTGCTCGTGGTTTTCGCCACTGGCGGCTGCGATAAGGTTGGCTTCGCTGTCAGCTATGACCCCGGCAGGGTACGCCGCCGTAATTTCAACATCTCCGCCTTCAAGAAACTTGAACAGGCGCTTGGCGTGTTCTTTTTCCTGCAAGGCGGTTTCTACAAAAATTTCCTGCACCAGCACAAAACCGTCATTCTTGGCCCGCCCGGCAAAGTAGTCATAGCGGTTACGCGCCTGAGATTCACCAGCAAAGGCTGTAAGAATATTTTTTTCCGTCTGGCTGCCTTTCAGCGATTTCATAGCGTCTTCTCCTTGGAATGATTGGTGGCTGCGCGCCTATTGGCGCAACTGCAAAAAAGGGCACGGGCAAAAGTGCCCCTCTTGTTTAACCACTCTAATTAGGAATCATTCCTATGTCAAGCAGAAGTCGACTCTGCCTCGGCAAGCTGCGCTTCGAGAGCCGCAATCTGCGACTCGAGCGACTGGATTTTGCTTTCCACAGCCGTACTGTTGCCGCTGCCAGCGTGGCTGGCCAAGCTGGAAAGCTGGCTCTTTAAGGCCGCAATCTGCTTCTTGATAT
Protein-coding regions in this window:
- the rbr gene encoding rubrerythrin; the protein is MKSLKGSQTEKNILTAFAGESQARNRYDYFAGRAKNDGFVLVQEIFVETALQEKEHAKRLFKFLEGGDVEITAAYPAGVIADSEANLIAAASGENHEHTVMYPEFAATADKEGFSEVAAVMRQIAVAEAYHEKRFLTLAKDIKEGRMFMRTKPTIWRCLNCGCLVEGDHAPEMCPACAHPKAYFAELNYTF